A window of the bacterium genome harbors these coding sequences:
- the atpG gene encoding ATP synthase F1 subunit gamma: MAKVREIRRRIRSIENTRQITRTMEMVATSKLKRATERVAAARPYAQHLTAVIARLLDPELRERYPLLRRPETIRRAAVVLLTANRGLAGAFNANLIREARGLVGRLRQDGAEVELHVVGKKGISYFRFLREPLASTRTDISDKPTAEDAASLIDPLMAAFERGELDAVYVVYAQFRSALSTPPAVMRVLPVEPPAELKEGPAVHYILSPSADEILSKLLPLYVRNSVYRALVETAASEQGARRTAMKNASDNAGEMLEVLRRTYNRARQAQITQEIAEIVGGAAALE, encoded by the coding sequence ATGGCGAAGGTTCGGGAGATCCGTCGGCGCATCCGCTCCATCGAGAACACGCGCCAGATCACGCGCACGATGGAGATGGTGGCGACGTCGAAGCTGAAGCGCGCCACCGAGCGCGTGGCTGCGGCGCGTCCGTACGCCCAACATCTGACCGCGGTGATCGCGCGCCTGCTGGACCCCGAACTGCGGGAGCGCTATCCGCTGCTGCGCCGTCCGGAGACGATCCGGCGCGCGGCGGTCGTCCTGCTCACGGCGAACCGGGGGCTGGCCGGCGCCTTCAACGCGAACCTCATCCGTGAGGCGCGAGGGTTGGTGGGCCGACTGCGTCAGGACGGCGCCGAGGTCGAGCTCCACGTGGTCGGCAAGAAGGGGATCAGCTATTTCCGCTTCCTGCGCGAGCCGCTGGCGAGCACGCGGACGGACATCTCGGACAAGCCGACCGCGGAGGATGCGGCTTCGTTGATCGATCCGCTGATGGCGGCGTTCGAGCGCGGGGAGCTGGACGCGGTCTACGTGGTCTATGCGCAGTTCCGGTCGGCGCTGTCCACGCCTCCGGCGGTGATGCGTGTCCTGCCGGTCGAGCCGCCGGCGGAGTTGAAGGAGGGGCCTGCGGTGCACTACATCCTCTCGCCCTCGGCGGACGAGATCCTCTCGAAGCTGCTGCCGCTCTACGTGCGCAACAGCGTCTATCGCGCACTGGTCGAGACGGCGGCCTCCGAGCAGGGCGCGAGGCGGACGGCCATGAAGAACGCATCGGACAACGCCGGCGAGATGCTGGAGGTGCTCCGCCGGACGTACAACCGGGCCCGTCAGGCCCAGATCACGCAGGAGATCGCCGAGATCGTCGGCGGCGCCGCCGCACTGGAGTAG
- the atpF gene encoding ATP synthase F0 subunit B, with protein MNLLLIVQEHAGGGGGLFSINPGLMIWTVIIFLALLAVLTKFAWKPILGALEARERRIQDILDAAARDRAEAERLMQEHQRQLAEARQQAQQITAEGRQAAERIRQEMLERARAEQEELLARARQELERERERALEALRRDAVELSLAAAAKLVGKRLDSEDDRRIITEYLDRIGASRQGVEVG; from the coding sequence ATGAACCTTCTCCTGATCGTCCAGGAACACGCCGGGGGAGGCGGAGGCCTGTTCAGCATCAACCCGGGCCTCATGATCTGGACCGTCATCATCTTCCTGGCGCTTCTGGCGGTGCTGACCAAGTTCGCGTGGAAGCCGATCCTCGGCGCACTGGAAGCGCGTGAGCGTCGCATCCAGGACATCCTCGACGCCGCCGCGCGGGACAGGGCCGAGGCCGAACGGCTGATGCAGGAGCACCAGCGCCAGCTCGCCGAGGCGCGGCAGCAGGCCCAGCAGATCACCGCGGAGGGGCGTCAGGCGGCGGAGCGGATCCGCCAGGAAATGCTGGAGCGCGCCCGTGCGGAGCAGGAGGAGCTGCTCGCCCGCGCCCGCCAGGAGCTGGAGCGGGAGCGGGAGCGCGCGCTCGAAGCGTTGCGTCGGGACGCCGTGGAGCTGTCGCTCGCCGCGGCGGCGAAGCTGGTCGGGAAGCGGCTCGATAGCGAGGACGACCGGCGCATCATCACCGAATACCTGGACCGCATCGGCGCCAGCCGTCAGGGCGTGGAGGTCGGCTGA
- the atpD gene encoding F0F1 ATP synthase subunit beta — MTRNIGKVVQVIGPVIDVEFGAENLPEIYNALVIRGTPSNGGREINLVAEVQQHIGRNQVRAVAMSSTDGVTRGMEVIDTGGPITVPVGEAALGRILNVIGEPVDMQGPIPPDVERWPIHRDPPRFTALEPKTEIFETGIKVIDLIAPYVKGGKTGLFGGAGVGKTVVIMELIRNIAAEHGGRSVFCGVGERTREGNDLWLEMKASGVLDSTVLVYGQMNEPPGARLRVGLTGLTIAEYFRDVEKQDVLLFIDNIFRFTQAGSEVSALLGRMPSAVGYQPTLATEMGELQERITSTRDGSITSVQAIYVPADDLTDPAPATAFAHLDATTVLSRSIAELGIYPAVDPLDSTSRILHPHYVGERHYRVATEVQRVLQRYKELQDIIAILGMDELSEEDKIIVGRARRIQRFLSQPFHVAEQFTGRPGKYVKLEDTIESFELVVNGEFDHLPEQAFYMVGGIEDVIAQAKAMGVEV, encoded by the coding sequence ATGACAAGGAACATCGGCAAGGTCGTTCAGGTCATCGGCCCGGTCATCGACGTGGAGTTCGGGGCCGAGAACCTGCCCGAGATCTACAACGCGCTGGTCATTCGCGGCACGCCGTCCAACGGCGGCCGGGAGATCAACCTGGTGGCCGAGGTGCAGCAGCACATCGGCCGCAACCAGGTCCGCGCGGTGGCCATGTCCTCGACGGACGGCGTGACGCGAGGCATGGAGGTCATTGACACCGGCGGCCCGATCACGGTGCCGGTCGGCGAGGCCGCGCTCGGGCGCATCCTCAACGTGATCGGCGAGCCGGTGGACATGCAGGGGCCGATCCCGCCGGATGTGGAGCGTTGGCCGATCCACCGGGATCCGCCGCGCTTCACGGCGCTCGAGCCGAAGACCGAGATCTTCGAGACCGGGATCAAGGTCATCGACCTCATCGCGCCGTACGTCAAGGGTGGGAAGACCGGCTTGTTCGGCGGCGCCGGCGTCGGCAAGACGGTCGTGATCATGGAGCTCATCCGCAACATCGCGGCGGAGCACGGCGGGCGCTCCGTGTTCTGCGGCGTGGGTGAGCGGACCCGTGAGGGCAACGACCTGTGGCTCGAGATGAAGGCGTCGGGCGTGCTCGACTCGACGGTGCTGGTCTACGGCCAGATGAACGAGCCGCCGGGCGCGCGCCTGCGGGTCGGCCTCACGGGGCTCACGATCGCCGAGTACTTCCGTGATGTCGAGAAGCAGGACGTGCTCCTCTTCATCGACAACATCTTCCGCTTCACTCAGGCGGGCTCGGAGGTCTCGGCGCTGCTCGGCCGTATGCCGTCCGCGGTGGGTTACCAGCCCACGCTGGCGACCGAGATGGGTGAGCTCCAGGAGCGCATCACCTCGACCCGCGACGGCTCGATCACCTCGGTGCAGGCGATCTACGTGCCGGCGGACGACCTGACGGACCCGGCGCCGGCCACGGCGTTCGCGCACCTGGATGCGACGACGGTGTTGTCGCGTTCCATCGCCGAGCTCGGGATCTACCCGGCCGTGGACCCGCTCGACTCGACATCGCGGATCCTGCATCCGCACTACGTCGGCGAGCGGCACTATCGGGTGGCGACCGAGGTGCAGCGGGTGCTCCAGCGGTACAAGGAGCTCCAGGACATCATCGCGATCCTGGGCATGGACGAGCTGTCGGAGGAGGACAAGATCATCGTCGGCCGTGCCCGGCGGATCCAGCGCTTCCTCTCGCAGCCGTTCCACGTGGCCGAGCAGTTCACGGGCCGGCCGGGCAAGTACGTCAAGCTGGAGGACACGATCGAGTCGTTCGAGCTTGTCGTGAACGGCGAGTTCGACCACCTGCCCGAGCAGGCCTTCTACATGGTCGGCGGGATCGAGGACGTGATCGCGCAGGCCAAGGCCATGGGCGTGGAGGTCTGA
- a CDS encoding F0F1 ATP synthase subunit alpha, giving the protein MASTETQLRASEIKDVLLRQIERYEEDLKVEEVGEVLEVKDGVARIYGLTNAMASEMLEITSSETNETVTALALNLEEDNIGAVILGEWTVLREGDQVRRTGRVLDVPVGAGYLGRVVNPLGEPLDGKGPIEPLEDRRQIDIVAPGIVLRQPVKEPLQTGIKAIDSMIPIGRGQRELIIGDRGTGKTAVAIDTIINQRDTDVICVYCAIGQRAGKVASVVETLREHGAMDKTIVVVANASDPAAMQYIAPYAACAMAEHFMWQGKHTLVVYDDLTKQAQAYRQISLVLRRPPGREAYPGDVFYLHSRLLERAAKLADEYGGGSLTALPIIETQAGDVSAYIPTNVISITDGQIFLESDLFYAGVRPAVNVGISVSRVGGSAQIKAMRKVAGRLRLDLAQYRELEAFAQFGSDLDPATQRQLARGQRTVEVLKQPQYAPMPVEHQVMILYAVTNGYLDSVPVDQIRVWEAGFHEFMRDRYPQVGEAIRTTKDLSDETEQQLIKAIREYSETFAAQSAAPARVGA; this is encoded by the coding sequence ATGGCCAGTACTGAAACCCAACTCCGCGCGAGCGAGATAAAGGACGTCCTCCTCCGCCAGATCGAGCGCTACGAGGAGGACCTGAAGGTCGAAGAGGTCGGTGAGGTCCTCGAGGTCAAGGACGGCGTCGCCCGCATCTACGGGCTGACCAACGCCATGGCCAGCGAGATGCTCGAGATCACGTCGAGCGAGACGAACGAGACGGTGACGGCGCTGGCGTTGAACCTCGAGGAGGACAACATCGGCGCCGTCATTCTGGGGGAATGGACGGTGCTGCGGGAAGGCGACCAGGTGCGCCGCACGGGGCGCGTGCTCGACGTGCCGGTGGGCGCGGGGTACCTGGGCCGCGTGGTCAATCCGCTGGGCGAGCCTCTGGACGGCAAGGGGCCGATCGAGCCGCTGGAAGACCGTCGGCAGATCGACATCGTCGCGCCGGGCATCGTGCTGCGGCAGCCCGTGAAGGAGCCGCTCCAGACGGGGATCAAGGCGATCGACTCGATGATCCCCATCGGGCGGGGGCAGCGTGAGTTGATCATCGGCGACCGCGGCACCGGGAAGACGGCGGTCGCGATCGACACGATCATCAACCAGCGGGACACGGACGTCATCTGCGTCTATTGCGCGATCGGCCAGCGCGCGGGGAAGGTCGCCTCGGTGGTCGAGACGCTGCGCGAGCACGGCGCGATGGACAAGACGATCGTCGTCGTGGCCAACGCGAGCGATCCCGCGGCGATGCAGTACATCGCGCCGTACGCGGCGTGTGCGATGGCCGAGCACTTCATGTGGCAGGGCAAGCACACGCTCGTCGTCTACGACGACCTCACCAAGCAGGCGCAGGCGTACCGGCAGATCTCGCTGGTGCTGCGGCGTCCGCCGGGGCGTGAGGCGTATCCGGGCGACGTCTTCTACCTGCACTCCCGTTTGCTGGAGCGTGCGGCCAAGCTGGCGGATGAGTACGGCGGCGGCTCGCTCACGGCGTTGCCGATCATCGAGACGCAGGCCGGCGACGTCTCCGCGTACATCCCGACCAACGTGATCTCGATCACGGACGGGCAGATCTTCCTCGAGTCGGACCTCTTCTACGCGGGCGTGCGGCCGGCGGTGAACGTCGGCATCTCGGTCTCGCGCGTGGGTGGTTCGGCGCAGATCAAGGCGATGCGGAAGGTGGCGGGTCGCCTGCGCCTCGACCTGGCCCAGTACCGCGAGCTGGAGGCGTTCGCCCAGTTCGGCTCCGACCTGGACCCGGCGACGCAGCGGCAGCTCGCTCGCGGGCAGCGCACGGTCGAGGTGCTCAAGCAGCCGCAGTACGCGCCCATGCCGGTCGAGCACCAGGTCATGATCCTGTACGCCGTGACGAACGGCTACCTGGACAGCGTGCCGGTGGATCAGATCCGCGTCTGGGAGGCGGGTTTCCACGAGTTCATGCGTGACCGCTATCCGCAGGTGGGCGAGGCGATCCGCACGACGAAGGATCTCTCGGACGAGACCGAGCAGCAGCTCATCAAGGCGATCCGCGAGTACAGCGAGACGTTCGCCGCCCAGTCGGCGGCGCCCGCTCGTGTGGGGGCCTGA
- a CDS encoding phosphatase has translation MRIDLHLHSTASDGSLDPAGLVRAAAAAGLDVVALADHDTTAGVPAAVEAAGDAVRVIPALEVSTSDMGAELHILGYFVDPTHAALLEYARSAARRREERVRAMVERLNGLGVPVSMEDVLAEAPPRTRMLGRPHIARALVRRGHVGSIAEAFERYLGDGRPAFEPMDLITPAHAIELIHLAGGLAVWAHPPLDGFEAQARRLAALGLDGVECFRPRVAAEDARRLRTLAASLDLFASGGSDWHGDADGPLGAFHLVREQVPELMERAGL, from the coding sequence ATGCGCATTGACCTGCACCTCCACTCCACCGCCTCCGATGGCAGTCTCGACCCGGCCGGGCTGGTGCGCGCGGCAGCGGCGGCCGGCCTGGACGTCGTCGCCCTCGCCGACCACGACACGACCGCCGGGGTGCCGGCCGCGGTCGAGGCGGCCGGGGACGCGGTGCGCGTGATCCCGGCGCTGGAGGTCTCGACCTCGGACATGGGAGCCGAGCTCCACATCCTCGGTTACTTCGTGGATCCGACGCACGCGGCGCTGCTCGAGTACGCCCGCTCTGCGGCGCGACGTCGGGAGGAGCGCGTCCGGGCGATGGTGGAGCGCCTGAACGGCCTCGGCGTCCCGGTGAGCATGGAGGATGTCCTCGCCGAGGCGCCGCCGCGGACCCGGATGCTCGGCCGCCCGCACATCGCCCGCGCACTGGTCCGCCGCGGCCACGTCGGCAGCATCGCGGAGGCGTTCGAGCGCTACCTCGGCGACGGGCGGCCGGCGTTCGAGCCGATGGACCTGATCACCCCCGCCCACGCCATCGAGCTGATCCACCTCGCTGGCGGGCTCGCCGTGTGGGCGCATCCGCCGCTCGACGGCTTCGAGGCCCAGGCCCGCCGCCTCGCCGCGCTCGGGCTCGACGGCGTCGAGTGCTTCAGGCCTCGGGTCGCGGCCGAAGACGCGCGGCGGCTGCGGACGCTGGCCGCGTCCCTCGACCTCTTCGCGTCGGGCGGATCGGACTGGCACGGCGACGCGGACGGCCCGCTCGGCGCATTCCACCTCGTCCGCGAGCAGGTCCCCGAGCTCATGGAACGCGCCGGCCTGTGA
- a CDS encoding 7-keto-8-aminopelargonate synthetase codes for MPLDRLTGVLDAHVGELRRRGTAKGAEAVVTAVIPASGPRGPRFLLEGYGDKQFIRMNSNSYLGMGLRPEIIRAEEEAAQRFGAGPGAVRFISGTYAPHVELERRLAAFHGREAAMLFSSAYAAMVGTLVPLITDQTIVISDELNHNCIINGIRLARPLDKVVYPHLDMAALERALADAAGRARRVVVVTDGIFSMRGDHAPLDRIMELARAYDDRFEENVIVVVDDSHGVGAFGATGRGTEEYTGSPPADVLIATLGKALGVNGGYVASSASVIGYLRETSPFYIYSNPITPAEAAAALRALEILDSDEGRRLLDRLRALTRRFEAGLIELGFEVIPGEHPVVPLMIRDTERTRELVAYLREHGVLATGLSYPVVPRGDEEIRFQVSAEHTEADIDEVLGVLAAYQESRRQGGVTV; via the coding sequence ATGCCGCTCGACCGGCTGACGGGCGTCCTCGACGCCCACGTTGGAGAGCTCCGGCGCCGCGGCACCGCCAAGGGCGCCGAGGCCGTGGTCACCGCCGTGATCCCCGCCAGTGGCCCGCGCGGGCCGCGCTTCCTGCTCGAGGGGTACGGCGACAAGCAGTTCATCCGCATGAACTCGAACTCCTACCTCGGCATGGGCCTGCGGCCGGAGATCATCCGTGCCGAGGAGGAGGCCGCACAGCGCTTCGGCGCGGGGCCGGGCGCCGTCCGCTTCATCAGCGGCACGTACGCGCCCCACGTCGAGCTCGAGCGTCGTCTCGCCGCGTTCCACGGGCGCGAGGCGGCCATGCTCTTCAGCTCTGCCTACGCCGCCATGGTGGGCACGTTGGTCCCGCTGATCACGGACCAGACCATCGTCATCAGCGACGAGCTCAACCACAACTGCATCATCAACGGGATCCGGCTGGCACGGCCGCTGGACAAGGTGGTCTATCCTCACCTCGACATGGCCGCGTTGGAACGCGCCCTCGCCGACGCGGCCGGCCGCGCACGCCGGGTCGTCGTGGTGACCGACGGCATCTTCAGCATGCGTGGCGACCACGCGCCGCTGGACCGCATCATGGAGCTGGCGCGGGCGTACGACGACCGGTTCGAGGAGAACGTGATCGTCGTCGTGGATGACTCGCACGGCGTGGGCGCCTTCGGCGCCACGGGCCGCGGAACCGAGGAGTACACCGGCTCGCCGCCCGCGGACGTCCTGATCGCGACGCTCGGCAAGGCGCTCGGCGTCAACGGCGGCTACGTCGCGTCCTCGGCCAGCGTCATCGGCTACCTGCGCGAGACGTCGCCGTTCTACATCTACTCGAACCCGATCACGCCCGCCGAGGCGGCCGCCGCGCTGCGCGCGCTCGAGATCCTGGACAGCGATGAGGGGCGCCGCCTGCTCGACCGGCTGCGGGCGCTCACCCGCCGCTTCGAGGCAGGCCTCATCGAGCTCGGCTTCGAGGTCATCCCGGGCGAGCACCCGGTCGTGCCGCTCATGATCCGGGACACGGAGCGCACGCGGGAGCTGGTCGCGTACCTGCGGGAGCACGGCGTGTTGGCGACCGGGCTGAGCTACCCGGTCGTGCCGAGGGGAGACGAGGAGATCCGCTTCCAGGTGAGCGCCGAGCACACCGAGGCCGACATCGACGAGGTCCTCGGTGTGCTCGCGGCCTATCAGGAGAGCCGGCGGCAGGGCGGCGTCACGGTCTGA
- the atpC gene encoding ATP synthase F1 subunit epsilon: protein MAADHLTVTLLSPERTLFEGEADLVVAPAWDGEVGILRGHAPMMVLLGTGELRVRRGDVEQRFTVSGGFLQVVGDQVTVLSEHAEAA, encoded by the coding sequence ATGGCGGCCGACCACCTCACCGTCACGCTGCTGAGCCCCGAGCGCACGTTGTTCGAGGGGGAGGCGGATCTGGTCGTGGCGCCTGCATGGGACGGCGAGGTCGGCATCCTGCGCGGCCACGCGCCCATGATGGTGCTGCTCGGCACCGGCGAGCTGCGCGTCCGGCGTGGCGACGTCGAGCAGCGGTTCACCGTGTCCGGCGGCTTCCTGCAGGTGGTCGGGGACCAGGTGACCGTTCTCAGCGAGCACGCCGAGGCGGCGTAG
- a CDS encoding AAA family ATPase: MEATVARQVQPEERDLVLLERLAEARSRLEAEIAKRVIGQQAVVEGLLTALLANGHALLVGVPGLAKTLLISTLAEALELKFSRIQFTPDLMPSDITGTEVLEEDRATGKRHFRFVRGPVFANVVLADEINRTPPKTQAALLQAMQERAVTVAGETIPLEPPFFVLATQNPIEQEGTYPLPEAQLDRFMLELRIGYPTREEEERVALQTTGAEQPEIEPVLGAAELIELQGLVRRVPAPPSLVAYAVRLARATRPEDEAAPELVRRYVSWGAGPRASQYLVLGAKARAAMAGRAMPTYEDVRAVAPLVLRHRVVTNFQAEADGRSAADVVEELIESSRAWT, translated from the coding sequence ATGGAAGCGACAGTAGCCCGGCAGGTTCAGCCGGAGGAGCGAGACCTGGTCCTGCTGGAGCGGCTGGCCGAAGCGCGCAGTCGGCTGGAGGCGGAGATCGCGAAACGGGTGATCGGCCAGCAGGCCGTCGTGGAAGGGCTGTTGACCGCGCTCCTCGCCAACGGCCACGCGCTGCTGGTCGGCGTCCCCGGGCTGGCGAAGACGCTCCTCATCTCGACGCTGGCGGAGGCGCTGGAGCTGAAGTTCAGCCGCATCCAGTTCACTCCCGACCTGATGCCCTCGGACATCACGGGCACGGAGGTGCTGGAGGAAGACCGCGCGACGGGCAAGCGGCATTTCCGTTTCGTGCGGGGTCCCGTGTTCGCCAACGTGGTGCTGGCGGACGAGATCAACCGGACTCCGCCGAAGACGCAGGCGGCGCTGCTCCAGGCGATGCAGGAGCGGGCGGTGACGGTGGCGGGGGAGACGATCCCGCTGGAGCCGCCGTTCTTCGTGCTGGCGACGCAGAACCCCATCGAGCAGGAAGGGACGTACCCCCTGCCCGAGGCGCAGCTCGACCGGTTCATGCTCGAGCTGCGGATCGGTTATCCCACGCGTGAAGAAGAGGAGCGGGTGGCGCTCCAGACGACGGGGGCGGAGCAGCCGGAGATCGAGCCCGTGCTGGGTGCAGCGGAGCTGATCGAGCTCCAGGGGCTGGTCCGGCGTGTGCCTGCGCCGCCGTCGTTGGTGGCGTACGCGGTGCGGCTGGCGCGGGCGACGCGTCCGGAAGACGAGGCGGCGCCGGAGCTGGTCCGTCGCTACGTGAGCTGGGGTGCGGGCCCGCGTGCGTCGCAGTATCTGGTTCTGGGAGCGAAGGCGCGCGCGGCCATGGCAGGCCGTGCAATGCCGACCTACGAAGACGTCCGGGCGGTCGCGCCGCTGGTGCTCCGGCACCGCGTCGTGACGAACTTCCAGGCGGAGGCGGATGGGCGGAGCGCCGCGGACGTGGTGGAAGAGCTCATCGAGTCGAGTCGCGCATGGACTTAG
- the atpE gene encoding ATP synthase F0 subunit C: MMHALLTLVQEAAQAANPEYAQNFLALLGAAIGVGLTVIGAGYGIGRIGAAAAEGIARQPEAAGNIQTAAIILAALIEGATLFGLVIALLFKLL, encoded by the coding sequence ATGATGCATGCACTGCTCACGTTGGTGCAGGAGGCCGCGCAGGCCGCGAATCCTGAGTACGCGCAGAACTTTCTTGCGCTGCTGGGCGCTGCGATCGGCGTCGGTCTGACGGTGATCGGCGCGGGGTACGGCATCGGCCGGATCGGCGCGGCGGCGGCGGAAGGGATCGCGCGGCAGCCCGAGGCCGCGGGCAACATTCAGACGGCCGCGATCATTCTGGCGGCGCTCATCGAGGGCGCGACTCTGTTCGGTCTCGTGATCGCGCTGCTGTTCAAGCTGCTGTGA
- a CDS encoding gamma carbonic anhydrase family protein — protein sequence MAYIIPHHGVSPRVHPTAFVAPTAVLIGDVEVGPESSIWFGAVLRGDHPEHGIRIGARTSVQDNCVLHVSARGPTIVGDDVTVGHGAVFESCEIRRGALIGMNAVILQGAVIGEEALVAALSVVPEGMVVPPRTLVAGVPARVKKELSGEAARWIRESAPHYVELARTYRSAGIGEGA from the coding sequence ATGGCGTACATTATTCCGCATCACGGGGTTTCCCCGAGAGTCCACCCCACCGCCTTCGTGGCGCCGACCGCGGTGCTCATCGGGGATGTGGAGGTCGGGCCGGAGTCGAGCATCTGGTTCGGCGCGGTGCTGCGCGGCGATCATCCGGAGCACGGCATCCGCATCGGCGCCCGGACGAGCGTGCAGGACAACTGCGTGTTGCACGTGAGCGCGCGGGGCCCGACGATCGTGGGCGACGACGTCACCGTCGGGCACGGCGCGGTGTTCGAGAGCTGCGAGATCCGCCGCGGCGCGCTGATCGGCATGAATGCGGTGATCCTCCAGGGCGCGGTGATCGGCGAGGAGGCGCTGGTGGCGGCGTTGAGCGTGGTGCCCGAGGGCATGGTGGTCCCGCCGCGGACGCTGGTGGCGGGGGTCCCCGCACGAGTGAAGAAGGAATTGTCTGGAGAGGCGGCGCGCTGGATCCGGGAGAGCGCGCCCCACTACGTGGAACTGGCGCGGACGTACCGGAGCGCCGGGATCGGTGAGGGAGCGTGA
- a CDS encoding UDP-glucose 4-epimerase, which yields MKRILVTGAAGQIGVELVAALRARYGDDAVVASDLRPISDDHGPALILDCSDAEAIDRAVRHYDVGTIYHLAAVLSAVAEQTPLRAYQINIGTLLNVLEVARERGCAVFTPSSIGAFGPGAPRDGTPQDTIQRPTTMYGITKVAGELLCDYYHLKYGVDTRGVRYPGLISHSAPPGGGTTDYAVDIFHHAVRHGHYTCFLRADTQLDMMYMPDAVRAAIELMEADPSRLRHRNAFNITAMQVTPARLAEAIRKHLPGFRIEYDIDPVRQAIADSWPIRIDDSAARAEWGWQPRYDLEAMTADMLERLSVRADQAVGAADPPA from the coding sequence GTGAAGCGAATCCTGGTGACCGGCGCGGCCGGACAGATCGGGGTCGAGCTCGTTGCCGCGCTCCGCGCGCGGTACGGGGACGACGCCGTCGTGGCGTCGGACCTCCGGCCGATCTCCGACGACCACGGGCCGGCCCTCATCCTCGATTGCAGCGACGCCGAAGCCATCGACCGCGCGGTGCGACACTACGACGTCGGTACCATCTACCACCTGGCCGCCGTGCTGTCCGCCGTCGCGGAGCAGACGCCGCTGCGCGCCTACCAGATCAACATCGGCACGCTGCTCAACGTGCTCGAGGTCGCGCGCGAGCGCGGCTGCGCGGTCTTCACACCCAGCTCGATCGGCGCGTTCGGGCCCGGCGCGCCGCGCGACGGCACACCGCAGGACACCATCCAGCGGCCGACCACGATGTACGGCATCACGAAAGTCGCTGGAGAGCTCCTGTGCGACTACTACCACCTCAAGTACGGCGTGGACACGCGCGGCGTCCGCTACCCCGGGCTGATCTCCCACAGCGCCCCGCCCGGCGGCGGCACGACGGACTACGCCGTGGACATCTTCCACCACGCCGTCCGGCACGGCCACTACACGTGCTTCCTGCGGGCGGACACCCAGCTCGACATGATGTACATGCCGGACGCCGTGCGCGCCGCCATCGAGCTGATGGAGGCAGACCCCTCGCGGCTCCGGCACCGGAACGCGTTCAACATCACCGCGATGCAGGTCACGCCGGCCCGCCTCGCCGAGGCCATCCGCAAGCACCTGCCGGGGTTCCGCATCGAGTACGACATCGACCCCGTCCGTCAGGCCATCGCCGACTCCTGGCCCATCCGCATCGACGACTCGGCCGCGCGCGCCGAGTGGGGCTGGCAGCCCCGGTACGACCTCGAGGCCATGACGGCGGACATGCTGGAGCGTCTCTCGGTGCGCGCGGACCAGGCCGTGGGCGCCGCGGACCCGCCGGCCTGA
- the atpB gene encoding ATP synthase F0 subunit A, translating to MMMTRAWSVLGAAVQEEGPDLGEVILHHVTDSHELELPGLTIHLPRWEPLHLGPLTIDLSPTKHVVFMLLAAVLVAALMIWTARRLARQDPGKAPSGLANLVEAFVIYLRDEVAMANIGHGGERYVPFVLTLFFFILFTNLLGLIPFGATATGNISVTAALALMSLVAIEVAGFRELGPRGYAKTIFFAPEGMGPVGRALMMVIMTPVELLGKFTKPFALAIRLFANMTAGHFVILALLGLIFVFEAVKALIIPWLGPVAMATAIMVLEVFVAFLQAYIFTMLTSVFIGLIRHAH from the coding sequence ATGATGATGACGCGGGCGTGGTCCGTGCTCGGCGCGGCCGTGCAGGAGGAAGGGCCGGATCTCGGCGAGGTGATCCTGCACCACGTGACGGACTCGCACGAGCTCGAGCTGCCCGGCCTGACGATTCACCTCCCGCGTTGGGAGCCGTTGCACCTGGGGCCGCTCACGATCGATCTCTCGCCGACCAAGCACGTGGTCTTCATGCTGTTGGCCGCGGTCCTGGTGGCGGCGCTGATGATCTGGACGGCGCGGCGTCTGGCGCGTCAGGATCCCGGGAAAGCGCCGAGCGGGCTGGCCAACCTGGTCGAGGCGTTCGTCATCTACCTCCGCGACGAGGTCGCGATGGCGAACATCGGGCACGGGGGCGAGCGGTACGTGCCGTTCGTGCTGACGCTGTTCTTCTTCATCCTGTTCACGAACCTCCTCGGGCTGATCCCGTTCGGCGCGACGGCCACGGGCAACATCTCCGTGACGGCGGCCCTGGCGCTGATGTCTCTGGTCGCGATCGAGGTGGCGGGGTTCAGGGAGCTGGGTCCGCGCGGCTACGCGAAGACGATTTTCTTCGCGCCCGAGGGCATGGGTCCGGTCGGCCGGGCGTTGATGATGGTGATCATGACGCCGGTCGAGCTGCTCGGGAAGTTCACGAAGCCGTTCGCGCTGGCGATCCGACTGTTCGCCAACATGACGGCGGGGCACTTCGTGATCCTGGCGCTGCTCGGGCTGATCTTCGTCTTCGAGGCGGTCAAGGCGCTGATCATCCCGTGGTTGGGGCCGGTGGCGATGGCGACGGCGATCATGGTGCTGGAGGTGTTCGTCGCGTTCCTCCAGGCCTACATCTTCACGATGCTGACGTCCGTCTTCATCGGGTTGATCCGCCATGCGCACTGA